The Misgurnus anguillicaudatus chromosome 21, ASM2758022v2, whole genome shotgun sequence genome includes a window with the following:
- the LOC141353090 gene encoding E3 ubiquitin-protein ligase TRIM39-like has translation MAESLPTSPKPRRTRRESMTDPPFLSSSSVSLSEELQCCVCLDVLNDPVSTPCGHNFCRICLKQYWDNSQIYSCPYCKETFSKRPELNINTTLREVTQIFKEKFSLRRSEVLCDICDERKLKAMKSCLMCQTSYCQTHLDLHEKIHLKKHKLLDPVENIKDYICEKHERPLELFCRDDQTCVCVFCTDGDHKNHNTVPLEEESKEKKTQLMKTQTYIQQMIQKRIKKIQDIKHSAELRKRSREEEKAASVEVFSDLIRSIERCQTELLEMMEDEQKTAEKQDEDLIKDLEQEITELKQRDSELEKITHSEDHLHLIQIDPSSLYRAPDTNNWSEISMKTHVSVETLRRALTQLQETLNEKLTQAVMMKMQQYAVDVTLDPDTANPELILSKDRKQVRTGDIQHELSDNPERFNPCPCVLGKEGFTSGRFYFEVQVKDKTRWDLGVARESINRKGKITMTPQNGFWTVALRNKNKYLACADPHVSLRVKVKPQKVGVFVDYEEGLVCFYDVESRSHIYSFTAQTFAEKLFPYFSPCFNDGGKNSAPLIISPVHYNK, from the exons ATGGCAGAATCTTTACCAACATCACCAAAACCAAGACGGACCAGAAGAGAGAGTATGACTGACCCTCCAT ttCTGTCATCCTCCAGTGTTTCTCTGTCTGAAGAGCTTCAGTGTTGTGTGTGTCTGGATGTGTTAAATGATCCAGTCAGCACTCCATGTGGACACAACTTCTGCAGGATCTGTCTGAAACAGTACTGGGACAACAGTCAGATCTACAGCTGTCCATACTGTAAAGAAACATTCAGTAAAAGACCAGAACTCAACATCAACACAACACTTAGAGAGGTCACGCAGATCTTTAAAGAAAAGTTCAGTCTGAGAAGATCTGAAGTCCTCTGTGACATCTGTGATGAAAGAAAACTGAAAGCCATGAAGTCCTGCCTGATGTGTCAGACATCTTACTGTCAAACTCACCTGGACCTTCATGAGAAAAttcatttaaagaaacacaaactGCTGGATCCTGTGGAGAATATAAAGGACTATATATGTGAGAAACATGAGAGACCTCTGGAGCTCTTCTGTAGAGATGATCagacatgtgtttgtgtgttttgtactGATGGAGATCACAAGAATCACAACACTGTTCCTCTAGAGGAGGAGAGTAAAGAGAAGAAG ACTCAACTGATGAAGACACAGACATACATTCAGCAGATGATCCAGAAGAGAATCAAGAAGATTCAAGACATCAAACACTCAGCAGAACTCAGAAAA AGAAGCagagaggaagagaaagcagcgAGTGTTGAGGTCTTCAGTGATCTGATCAGATCCATTGAGAGATGTCAAACTGAGCTGCTGGAGATGATGGAGGACGAACAGAAAACAGCAGAGAAACAGGATGAAGATCTCATTAAAGATCTGGAGCAGGAGATCACTGAGCTGAAGCAGAGAGACAGTGAGCTGGAGAAGATCACACACAGTGAAGATCATCTTCATCTCATACAg ATTGACCCATCATCCCTGTACAGAGCTCCAGACACGAATAACTGGTCTGAGATCAGTATGAAGACTCATGTGAGTGTGGAGACTCTGAGGAGAGCTCTGACTCAACTACAGGAGACTCTCAATGAAAAACTCACTCAAGCTG TGATGATGAAGATGCAGCAGTATGCAG tggaTGTGACTTTGGATCCTGATACAGCAAATCCAGAACTCATCCTGTCTAAAGATAGAAAACAAGTGAGAACTGGAGACATTCAACATGAACTATCAGATAATCCAGAGAGATTTAATCCGTGTCCCTGTGTGCTGGGAAAAGAGGGATTCACCTCAGGGAGATTTTATTTTGAGGTTCAGGTGAAGGACAAAACTAGATGGGATCTAGGAGTGGCCAGAGAATCTATCAACAGAAAGGGAAAGATCACAATGACTCCACAGAATGGATTCTGGACTGTGGCTCTAAGGAATAAGAATAAATATTTGGCCTGTGCTGATCCCCATGTCTCTCTGCGTGTGAAAGTGAAACCACAGAAGGTCGGGGTGTTTGTGGATTATGAGGAGggtttggtttgtttttatGATGTAGAGTCCAGGTCTCATATCTACTCTTTCACTGCTCAAACTTTCGCTGAGAAACTCTTTCCTTACTTCAGCCCATGTTTTAATGATGGCGGTAAAAATTCAGCTCCTCTGATCATCTCACCTGTTCATTACAACAAATAA